One Gadus morhua chromosome 1, gadMor3.0, whole genome shotgun sequence DNA segment encodes these proteins:
- the LOC115547571 gene encoding SAM pointed domain-containing Ets transcription factor-like — protein sequence MRSTVCEQIGNTPQFPNVTPHPHTPPDPEGTWHDPGDVKPSRSLLGLPELGWPDIFQSCSEAMDAEDEPCLQKAAPHSLSPAEALGEVVHSSPSSSSPSLLDGQAEEGSLEQVQTMVVGEVLKDIATACKLLNIEADPLDWSCVHVQKWLLWTEHLYRLPQSCKMFQELTGKDLCSMSEEDFRQRSMQCGDMLYAHLDIWKSAAGMKEGREGKSSGDNAWSEVVSHYPSQPIHLWQFLRELLLKPNNYSFCIRWINKEKGIFKIEDSAHVARLWGIRKNRPAMNYDKLSRSIRQYYKKGIIRKPEVSRRLVYQFVNPV from the exons ATGAGGAGCACAGTGTGTGAGCAGATCGGGAACACCCCGCAATTCCCCAACGtaaccccacacccccacacaccccccgaCCCCGAGGGGACCTGGCACGACCCGGGGGACGTCAAACCGTCTCGCAGTCTACTGGGACTACCGGAGCTGGGCTGGCCGGACATCTTCCAGTCATGCAGTGAGGCGATGGACGCCGAAGACGAGCCCTGTCTTCAGAAGGCCGCACCCCACAGCCTGAGCCCCGCAGAGGCACTGGGGGAGGTGGTCCACAGCAgtcccagcagcagctctcCCTCACTGCTGGACGGCCAGGCAGAGGAGGGCTCCCTGGAGCAGGTGCAGACGATGGTGGTGGGAGAGGTGCTGAAGGACATCGCCACGGCCTGCAAGCTGCTCAACATTGAAGCAG aTCCCCTGGACTGGAGCTGCGTACACGTGCAAAAGTGGCTGCTGTGGACGGAGCACCTCTACAGACTGCCCCAGTCGTGTAAGATGTTCCAGGAGCTGACGGGGAAGGACCTGTGCTCCATGAGCGAGGAGGACTTCAGGCAGCGCTCGATGCAGTGTGGGGACATGCTGTACGCTCACCTGGACATCTGGAAATCAG CTGCTGGTatgaaggaagggagagaaggcaAATCCA GTGGTGATAACGCGTGGTCAGAAGTGGTCTCTCACTACCCCAGCCAGCCTATCCACCTGTGGCAGTTCCTCAGGGAGCTGCTCCTCAAGCCCAACAACTACAGCTTCTGCATCCGCTGGATCAACAAGGAGAAAG GGATATTTAAGATAGAGGACTCAGCTCACGTGGCCAGGTTATGGGGCATCAGGAAGAACCGGCCAGCTATGAACTATGACAAGCTGAGTCGATCCATACGCCAGTACTACAAGAAGGGCATTATCCGCAAGCCAGAGGTTTCCCGGAGGCTGGTGTACCAGTTTGTGAACCCTGTATGA